The following coding sequences lie in one Myxococcus xanthus genomic window:
- a CDS encoding HEAT repeat domain-containing protein → MSPHSEPPVAEEARYLALQSLDPCTAGVLEILVVGLHDESWRVRHVAAEALKRMPASSELAARLISVLGERGETGARNAAAEALAGLGSAALGPLVGLLAHPDPDQRKFAADILGQLGHRDAEAPLVRSLSDADLNVRVSAAEALGRIGGAQAVTALESLLAEPEPLLRLSALEGLTLLQHAAPLPLVKALLEDPRLQRSAYRMLGLIPEADATVRICQGLTSELRSVREAALSALGTQAARSGGARRGELEAVVRKALLPLPGVTPRLTEALASEDGMVRAGTLVAVASLGDASLAVPVAECAREARLLREVLHTLGRLGPAGGRTLLHRLPELSLPARAAAAEALVDLVDASAVATLCALLEWVEDELRAVVVRALGRTGAASAVSPLVALLEEPSLAGAATRSLAELAESCRPAVLEALEDAVARRATPAAVAALARVGGVPALPSVKRLARDEDPRWRAAAVVAACELDGDVGRELVRAALADESVPVRIAGTRALARLGGPDAGALLSPVLRDEDPSVRVAAVEAAGDCGALDRVPDLVALTRDADGALAVAAVRALARMGAAGPGVLREAAGHPDVEVVKAALVAGAESSAGVTMALSLLRHARWDVRAAAARVLGDSAGPECLSAAQEALEAESDALARRALSDAVERLLRR, encoded by the coding sequence ATGAGCCCCCACTCCGAGCCCCCGGTCGCGGAAGAGGCGCGCTACCTCGCGCTCCAATCGCTGGACCCGTGCACCGCGGGCGTTCTGGAGATTCTCGTCGTCGGCTTGCATGACGAGAGCTGGCGCGTGCGCCACGTCGCGGCGGAGGCCCTCAAGCGGATGCCCGCCTCGAGCGAGCTCGCGGCCCGGCTCATCTCCGTGCTGGGCGAGCGAGGGGAGACGGGGGCTCGGAACGCGGCGGCGGAGGCGCTCGCGGGGCTGGGCAGTGCCGCGTTGGGCCCGTTGGTGGGCCTGCTGGCCCATCCAGACCCGGACCAGCGGAAGTTCGCCGCGGACATCCTGGGTCAACTGGGGCATCGCGATGCGGAGGCTCCGCTGGTGCGTTCGCTCTCGGACGCGGACCTCAACGTGCGCGTGTCCGCGGCGGAGGCACTGGGGCGCATCGGCGGCGCGCAAGCCGTCACCGCGCTGGAGTCGCTGCTGGCCGAGCCGGAGCCGCTGCTTCGCCTGTCCGCCCTGGAAGGGTTGACGCTGCTTCAGCATGCGGCGCCCCTTCCGCTGGTGAAGGCCTTGCTGGAGGACCCTCGGCTTCAGCGGAGCGCCTACCGGATGCTGGGCCTCATTCCGGAGGCGGACGCGACGGTGCGCATCTGCCAGGGGCTCACGTCGGAGTTGCGCTCGGTGCGAGAGGCGGCGCTGTCCGCCCTGGGGACACAGGCCGCGCGTTCCGGCGGTGCGCGGCGCGGGGAACTCGAAGCGGTGGTGCGGAAGGCGCTCTTGCCCCTGCCCGGCGTAACGCCGCGACTGACCGAGGCGCTGGCGTCCGAGGACGGCATGGTGCGCGCGGGCACGCTGGTGGCGGTGGCCTCGCTGGGCGATGCGTCGCTGGCCGTGCCCGTGGCGGAGTGCGCGCGCGAGGCGCGGCTGCTGCGCGAGGTGCTGCACACGCTGGGAAGGCTGGGGCCGGCCGGCGGGCGCACCTTGCTTCATCGCCTACCGGAGCTGTCTCTGCCGGCGCGGGCCGCCGCGGCCGAAGCGCTGGTGGACCTGGTCGACGCCTCGGCGGTGGCAACGCTGTGCGCGTTGCTGGAGTGGGTGGAGGACGAGCTTCGCGCGGTGGTGGTGCGTGCCTTGGGGCGCACGGGCGCGGCCTCGGCGGTGTCGCCGCTCGTCGCCCTGTTGGAAGAGCCATCCCTGGCGGGGGCGGCGACGCGTTCTCTGGCCGAACTGGCGGAGTCGTGTCGGCCGGCGGTGCTGGAGGCGTTGGAGGATGCTGTGGCGCGCAGGGCCACGCCCGCGGCGGTCGCCGCCCTGGCCCGCGTGGGCGGAGTGCCGGCCCTGCCCTCGGTGAAGCGGCTGGCGCGGGATGAGGACCCTCGGTGGCGCGCGGCGGCGGTGGTGGCGGCGTGTGAGCTGGATGGCGACGTCGGTCGGGAGCTGGTGCGCGCGGCGCTCGCGGATGAGTCCGTGCCGGTGCGCATCGCGGGCACGCGGGCCCTGGCGCGACTGGGCGGGCCGGACGCGGGCGCGCTGCTGTCGCCGGTACTAAGGGACGAGGACCCCTCCGTGCGGGTGGCCGCGGTGGAGGCGGCGGGGGACTGCGGCGCGTTGGACCGGGTACCGGACCTGGTGGCCCTGACGCGAGACGCGGATGGCGCGCTGGCGGTGGCCGCGGTGCGGGCCCTGGCGCGGATGGGAGCGGCGGGCCCAGGAGTGTTGCGGGAGGCCGCGGGCCATCCGGACGTGGAGGTGGTGAAGGCGGCGTTGGTGGCGGGGGCGGAGTCGTCGGCCGGCGTGACGATGGCGCTGTCACTGCTGCGTCATGCGCGCTGGGATGTTCGCGCGGCGGCGGCGCGGGTGCTGGGAGATTCGGCGGGGCCGGAGTGTCTGTCCGCCGCCCAGGAGGCGCTGGAGGCGGAGTCGGACGCCCTGGCGCGGCGAGCCCTCTCCGACGCCGTGGAGCGCCTGCTCCGGCGCTGA
- a CDS encoding chemotaxis protein CheW: MKDSVNLLPRRPHAVTDEVASAADLVVQLCAFFIGAEEYVLDIMRVEEILPLQRITPIPHAPAFVEGVVHLRGLILPVVDLRFRLLGAPGPETPKTRLLVCKLGTRRVAVKVDRVAEVLRVRRGDIKPAPALMVAGHTPFVVGVCGPPDRLRLLLDLKALLRVELERESSRNTT; the protein is encoded by the coding sequence ATGAAGGACTCCGTCAACCTGCTGCCGCGGCGTCCCCACGCGGTCACGGATGAAGTGGCCTCGGCCGCGGACCTGGTGGTCCAGCTCTGTGCCTTCTTCATCGGCGCGGAGGAGTACGTGTTGGACATCATGCGGGTGGAGGAAATCCTCCCGCTCCAGCGCATCACCCCCATCCCGCACGCGCCGGCGTTCGTGGAGGGCGTGGTCCATCTGCGCGGCCTCATCCTGCCGGTGGTGGACCTGCGGTTCCGGCTCCTGGGCGCGCCGGGGCCGGAGACACCGAAGACGCGGCTGCTGGTCTGCAAGCTGGGCACGCGGCGCGTGGCGGTGAAGGTGGACCGGGTGGCGGAGGTGCTGCGCGTGCGGCGCGGCGACATCAAGCCCGCGCCCGCGCTGATGGTGGCGGGACACACGCCCTTTGTCGTCGGTGTCTGCGGGCCACCGGACCGGCTCCGGCTGTTGCTGGACCTCAAGGCATTGCTGCGCGTGGAGTTGGAGCGCGAGTCTTCAAGGAACACGACGTAG
- a CDS encoding chemotaxis protein CheW codes for MSRFSELLDDFFYRPDEDVSGLHDFAVGSDGVLPAAPEEVPEEYLAFRLEGECYAVPIRGVREISKVPPLTEIPRAEPQLLGVMNLRGELLPVYDVKVRLRLAERAPLVAGPDAPAPPRSARILVLRTETGPAGVWVDGVVGVVKLKPSMLEAPPPGLRVGDRDCVVGMGRRGPMLYILLDAEQALAP; via the coding sequence GTGTCCCGGTTCTCGGAGCTGCTCGACGACTTCTTCTACCGTCCTGACGAGGACGTCTCCGGGCTCCATGATTTCGCGGTGGGCAGTGACGGCGTATTGCCCGCGGCCCCCGAGGAGGTGCCCGAGGAGTACCTGGCCTTCCGCCTGGAGGGGGAGTGCTACGCGGTCCCCATCCGGGGGGTACGTGAAATCTCCAAGGTTCCGCCGCTGACGGAGATTCCCCGCGCCGAGCCCCAGCTCCTGGGCGTGATGAACCTGCGCGGTGAGCTGCTGCCCGTGTACGACGTCAAGGTGCGGTTGCGGCTGGCGGAACGGGCGCCCCTGGTCGCCGGGCCCGACGCGCCGGCTCCGCCCCGGAGTGCTCGCATCCTCGTGCTGCGCACGGAGACGGGGCCCGCGGGGGTGTGGGTGGATGGCGTGGTGGGCGTGGTGAAGCTCAAGCCGTCCATGCTGGAGGCACCGCCACCAGGGTTGCGCGTGGGTGACAGGGATTGCGTGGTGGGCATGGGCCGGCGCGGCCCCATGCTCTACATCCTCTTGGACGCGGAACAGGCGCTCGCCCCATGA
- a CDS encoding chemotaxis protein CheA: MSPGSKALAEFVAEATEILDALARDLLVLDERRGHEADPDLVNGIFRAAHSLKGLSGLFGQERISRLAHGTEDLLDRLRLGKLLLDGAVLDALIEVLDAFQALLGEAARGTESESLSARVEAMSARMASMGAPVEVADDDPLDRLELEAQVRSVFTEYEEHRLRENVRRGVSLWRVRAAFDLSDFDKGLAELNARLKPLGEVISTLPSAQPGGAHGIAFDLIFGAQVDRVSLETGLQGTPAELAALTVRPAAAAATSALLQAVQPAATIRASGGAKSETRPGDAATRDRDAGTAQYAEAGGLAAPDAPVRVTDATTETSRKGATPSRGPRGSAIRGTSADAKDAPAAGHSTSPKGGGKKKGVRATPAAMPPEARQPLLSHVPEDTEPGLLEWPTADAAMPADASGSPSPTPVPGPSSVPVVAYLQGAAKASSKNLSVAPAPPAGAPVSPPSALTADTSLRSLTQTVRVDIGRLDGLINMVGELLLIKANLQRLAESARQDGAVALSKLFGQELARETRGLERKLEALQEGLLEARMVPVGQVFDKLARLVRRITREAGKEIELAISGGEVELDKLIVEELSDPLMHLIRNAIDHGVESPDARLAAGKPRRAVVSLRAEQKGNHVAIEVSDDGAGIDEVRVREVAITRGLITFAQAQEMSRRELLNLIFQPGFSTARSVSELSGRGVGLDVVKNNLGNLSGIIDVWSERGKGTAFHLTLPVTLAIIRALLVGVSGRTYAVPLNSVLEIISVQPKEIRTVERREVLDLRGQTLPFVRLSRMFALPERPVSRHFVVVVGLAQERLGIAVDELHGQQDIVTKPLGGRLQSVRGISGATDLGNRRTVLVLDVAALLEEGMAVERRRA, from the coding sequence GTGAGTCCGGGAAGCAAGGCACTGGCCGAGTTCGTGGCCGAGGCGACGGAGATTCTCGACGCCCTGGCCAGGGACCTGCTCGTGCTCGACGAGCGCCGGGGCCACGAGGCGGACCCGGACCTGGTCAACGGCATCTTCCGCGCGGCGCATTCGCTCAAGGGGTTGTCCGGGCTGTTCGGCCAGGAGCGCATCTCCCGGCTGGCGCACGGGACAGAGGACCTGCTCGACAGGCTTCGGCTGGGGAAGCTGCTGCTGGATGGCGCGGTCCTGGATGCGCTCATCGAAGTCCTGGATGCGTTCCAGGCACTGCTGGGCGAGGCCGCTCGTGGCACGGAGAGCGAAAGCCTGTCCGCCCGCGTGGAGGCGATGTCCGCGCGGATGGCGTCGATGGGTGCTCCGGTGGAGGTTGCTGACGACGACCCGCTGGACCGGTTGGAACTGGAGGCGCAGGTCCGCTCCGTCTTCACGGAGTACGAGGAGCACCGGCTGCGGGAGAACGTGCGGCGGGGAGTGTCGCTGTGGCGCGTGCGAGCCGCCTTTGATTTGTCCGACTTCGACAAGGGCCTGGCGGAGCTCAACGCGAGGCTCAAGCCGCTGGGCGAGGTCATCAGCACGCTGCCGTCCGCGCAGCCGGGGGGCGCGCATGGCATCGCGTTCGACCTGATTTTTGGTGCGCAGGTCGACCGTGTGTCCCTGGAGACGGGACTGCAGGGGACGCCCGCGGAGCTGGCCGCGCTGACGGTGCGCCCGGCCGCAGCGGCCGCGACGAGCGCGTTGCTTCAGGCCGTGCAACCCGCCGCGACGATTCGCGCGTCCGGGGGAGCGAAGTCGGAGACGCGGCCAGGAGACGCGGCGACACGCGATAGGGACGCAGGCACTGCTCAGTACGCAGAGGCAGGGGGCCTCGCGGCACCTGATGCACCCGTCCGCGTGACTGATGCGACCACAGAGACGTCGCGGAAGGGAGCAACGCCCTCGCGCGGCCCCCGAGGCTCCGCAATCCGAGGCACGTCCGCGGACGCCAAGGATGCGCCCGCGGCGGGGCATTCGACGTCGCCCAAGGGCGGCGGCAAGAAGAAGGGCGTGCGCGCAACGCCCGCCGCGATGCCCCCCGAGGCGCGGCAGCCGCTCCTTTCGCACGTACCGGAAGACACGGAGCCCGGGCTCCTGGAATGGCCCACGGCGGACGCCGCCATGCCTGCCGATGCCAGCGGCTCGCCTTCACCGACTCCCGTGCCTGGGCCCTCCAGCGTGCCGGTCGTCGCCTACCTCCAGGGCGCCGCCAAGGCATCATCCAAGAATCTCTCGGTAGCCCCAGCGCCACCGGCCGGCGCTCCCGTGAGTCCACCATCGGCACTGACGGCGGACACGTCGCTGCGTTCCCTGACGCAGACCGTGCGCGTGGACATCGGGCGCCTGGATGGCCTCATCAACATGGTGGGCGAGCTGCTGCTCATCAAGGCCAACCTCCAGCGGCTCGCGGAGTCCGCGAGGCAGGACGGCGCGGTGGCGCTCTCCAAGCTGTTCGGCCAGGAGCTGGCGCGCGAGACGCGGGGCCTGGAGCGCAAGCTGGAAGCCCTCCAGGAAGGTCTCCTCGAAGCGCGGATGGTCCCCGTCGGCCAGGTGTTCGACAAGCTGGCACGGCTGGTGCGCCGCATCACCCGCGAGGCGGGGAAGGAAATCGAGCTCGCCATCAGCGGCGGCGAGGTGGAGCTGGACAAGCTCATCGTCGAGGAGCTCAGCGACCCGCTGATGCACCTCATCCGCAACGCCATCGACCACGGCGTCGAATCCCCTGACGCCCGTCTGGCCGCGGGCAAGCCCCGCCGCGCGGTGGTGAGCCTGCGCGCCGAGCAGAAGGGCAACCACGTCGCCATCGAGGTGAGTGACGACGGCGCCGGCATCGACGAGGTGCGCGTGCGCGAGGTGGCGATTACCCGCGGCCTCATCACCTTCGCGCAGGCCCAGGAGATGAGCCGGCGGGAACTGCTCAACCTCATCTTCCAGCCCGGCTTCTCCACCGCCCGCAGCGTGTCCGAGCTCTCCGGCCGGGGCGTCGGCCTGGACGTGGTGAAGAACAACCTGGGCAACCTGTCGGGCATCATCGACGTGTGGAGCGAGCGCGGAAAGGGCACCGCCTTCCACCTCACGCTCCCCGTCACGCTGGCCATCATCCGCGCGCTGCTGGTGGGCGTTAGTGGCCGCACCTACGCGGTGCCGCTCAACAGCGTGCTCGAAATCATCTCCGTCCAGCCCAAGGAAATCCGCACCGTGGAGCGGCGCGAGGTCCTGGACCTGCGTGGGCAGACGCTGCCCTTCGTGCGGCTGTCTCGCATGTTCGCCCTGCCGGAGCGTCCGGTGAGCCGCCACTTCGTGGTGGTGGTGGGGCTGGCCCAGGAGCGCCTGGGCATCGCCGTGGACGAACTGCACGGCCAGCAGGACATCGTCACCAAGCCCCTGGGGGGCCGGCTCCAGTCCGTCCGGGGCATCTCCGGCGCCACCGACCTGGGCAACCGGCGCACCGTCCTGGTGCTGGACGTGGCGGCGCTCCTGGAAGAGGGCATGGCCGTGGAGCGGCGTCGCGCCTGA
- a CDS encoding response regulator, with protein MRVKVLIVEDSKASREYIAAMVEAVEGVEVVVTSSGFEALKLLPRHRFELIITDINMPDINGLELINFVKKNPNYRDVPLFIITTEGRDLDRERGLALGAAEYLVKPFIPGSLEALLRRYLKLP; from the coding sequence ATGCGTGTCAAGGTGTTGATTGTCGAGGACTCGAAAGCATCGCGCGAGTACATCGCCGCGATGGTCGAGGCCGTGGAGGGCGTCGAGGTGGTGGTGACCTCGAGCGGCTTCGAGGCCCTGAAGCTGCTGCCGCGTCACCGCTTCGAGCTCATCATCACCGACATCAACATGCCTGACATCAACGGGCTGGAGCTCATCAACTTCGTCAAGAAGAACCCCAACTACCGCGACGTGCCGCTCTTCATCATCACCACGGAGGGGCGCGACCTGGACCGCGAGCGCGGGCTCGCGCTGGGCGCCGCGGAGTATCTGGTCAAGCCCTTCATCCCCGGGAGCCTCGAAGCGCTCCTGCGGCGCTACCTGAAGCTGCCGTGA
- a CDS encoding M17 family peptidase N-terminal domain-containing protein, with product MSQTTTHDIGLEGLDTLGGVDALCLFIAEDDRPLPSSAGFVDWRLCGSLSRVLKAGFFTGAKDDWLLLPSDGKLSVPRIFVVGLGARQRLDAGTLNAALAEAGRVLSKARVESVALEVPAGGQVEDAARAEAFQKGFLPAFKGGRVAVLADKGLVKSLPARKG from the coding sequence GTGAGCCAGACGACGACGCACGACATCGGATTGGAGGGCCTGGACACGCTCGGCGGGGTGGACGCGCTCTGCCTCTTCATCGCCGAGGATGACCGGCCCCTGCCGTCCTCCGCGGGCTTCGTGGACTGGCGGCTGTGTGGCTCGCTCTCGCGGGTGCTCAAGGCTGGCTTCTTCACGGGCGCGAAGGATGACTGGCTGCTGCTGCCCTCGGACGGGAAGCTGTCGGTGCCCCGCATCTTCGTGGTGGGCCTGGGCGCGCGCCAGCGGCTGGACGCGGGCACGCTGAACGCCGCGTTGGCCGAAGCGGGACGGGTGCTGTCCAAGGCCCGGGTGGAGTCCGTGGCGTTGGAAGTGCCCGCCGGTGGCCAGGTAGAGGACGCCGCGCGGGCGGAGGCTTTCCAGAAGGGCTTCCTGCCCGCGTTCAAGGGCGGACGGGTGGCGGTCCTGGCGGACAAGGGACTCGTCAAGTCGCTGCCTGCACGCAAGGGCTGA
- the nusB gene encoding transcription antitermination factor NusB produces MGARRTGRERALQALYQLEMATATTAEALESAWSAAEESNKRDPDAVKFARELVEGVQSHRDEIDQLIERHSHNWRLDRMSRIDRNVLRLGIFELKYRPDIPRKVSINEAVELGKNFGNEESSAFVNGLLDRVAVALNKP; encoded by the coding sequence ATGGGCGCGCGAAGAACGGGACGTGAGCGTGCGCTGCAGGCGCTCTACCAGTTGGAGATGGCCACCGCGACGACGGCGGAGGCGCTGGAGTCGGCCTGGTCGGCCGCCGAGGAGAGCAACAAACGGGACCCGGACGCGGTGAAGTTCGCCCGGGAACTGGTGGAAGGTGTGCAGTCCCACCGGGACGAAATCGACCAGCTCATCGAGCGCCACAGCCACAACTGGCGCCTGGACCGCATGTCGCGCATCGACCGGAACGTGCTGCGACTGGGCATCTTCGAGCTGAAGTACCGCCCGGACATCCCCCGCAAGGTGTCCATCAACGAGGCGGTGGAGCTGGGCAAGAACTTCGGCAATGAAGAATCGAGCGCGTTCGTCAACGGGCTCCTGGACCGCGTCGCGGTCGCCTTGAACAAGCCGTGA
- the ribH gene encoding 6,7-dimethyl-8-ribityllumazine synthase, with the protein MPRYFDGDFLPPKGRFAICVARFNGFITEELAKGAVDTLVRHGVADADIDVYRCPGTYELPGLVRRVTETRQYVGVITLGAVIRGGTPHFDYVAGECAKGIGAVAFEAAAATPATTVTFGVLTTDTVEQAIDRAGVKAGNKGAEATLACIEMVNLYAKMSATDGRKA; encoded by the coding sequence ATGCCTCGCTACTTCGACGGTGACTTTCTACCCCCCAAGGGCCGCTTCGCCATCTGCGTGGCCCGCTTCAACGGCTTCATCACCGAGGAGCTGGCCAAGGGCGCCGTGGACACGCTGGTGCGCCACGGCGTGGCCGACGCGGACATCGACGTGTACCGCTGCCCCGGAACCTATGAGCTGCCCGGTCTGGTCCGGCGCGTGACGGAGACCCGGCAGTACGTGGGTGTCATCACCCTGGGCGCCGTCATCCGAGGCGGGACGCCGCACTTCGACTACGTGGCCGGCGAGTGCGCCAAGGGCATTGGCGCGGTGGCCTTCGAGGCCGCGGCGGCCACTCCGGCCACGACGGTCACCTTCGGCGTGTTGACGACGGACACGGTGGAACAGGCCATCGACCGGGCGGGCGTGAAGGCGGGGAACAAGGGAGCGGAGGCCACACTGGCCTGCATCGAGATGGTCAATCTGTACGCGAAGATGTCGGCGACGGACGGAAGGAAGGCGTAG
- a CDS encoding riboflavin synthase, whose translation MFTGLIQDLGRVERVIPGGMTDLWIHTSLGAAAFELGESIAVNGACLTVVERTGDTFRVQAAPETLRRTTLGAVKPGDRVNLERALALGDRLGGHLVSGHVDAVSEVLETYPEGGSWVMGFRLPEALAPYFIEKGSVAIDGISLTVNTLEVDRFRVQLIPETQERTTLKARGVGSKVNLEADQIGKYVARLFALQRGQGAPGGGGGLTAAAISAAGFGTP comes from the coding sequence ATGTTTACCGGCCTCATTCAGGACCTTGGCAGGGTGGAGCGCGTCATTCCCGGCGGGATGACCGACCTGTGGATTCACACCTCGCTGGGCGCGGCGGCCTTCGAGCTGGGCGAGTCGATTGCCGTCAACGGCGCCTGCCTCACGGTGGTGGAGCGCACCGGCGACACCTTCCGCGTGCAGGCCGCGCCGGAGACGCTGCGGCGGACGACGCTGGGCGCCGTGAAGCCCGGAGACCGGGTGAATCTGGAGCGAGCCCTGGCGCTGGGGGACCGGCTGGGCGGGCACCTGGTCTCTGGCCATGTGGACGCCGTCAGCGAGGTGCTGGAGACCTACCCGGAGGGTGGCTCCTGGGTGATGGGCTTCCGGCTGCCGGAAGCGCTGGCTCCGTACTTCATCGAGAAGGGCTCGGTGGCCATCGACGGCATCAGCCTCACCGTGAACACGCTGGAGGTGGACCGGTTCCGGGTGCAGCTCATCCCGGAGACGCAGGAGCGCACCACCTTGAAGGCGCGAGGCGTGGGGTCGAAGGTGAACCTGGAGGCGGACCAGATTGGGAAGTACGTGGCACGGCTGTTCGCGCTCCAGCGGGGCCAGGGGGCACCTGGGGGCGGCGGCGGGCTGACGGCGGCGGCCATCTCGGCTGCGGGGTTCGGCACGCCGTAG
- the ribD gene encoding bifunctional diaminohydroxyphosphoribosylaminopyrimidine deaminase/5-amino-6-(5-phosphoribosylamino)uracil reductase RibD — protein MRLLTRARLEATRAPRAKRAADFDRAVAEFFMRIALEEAAKGLGRTSPNPVVGAVLVKGGRIIARGYHKKAGSAHAEVVALEAAGARAKGADLYTTLEPCDHYGRTPPCSMAIIEAGVRRVICASADPNPKVSGKGVARMRRAGLKVLTGVLAEDADRLNRPFFKMIRTGLPWVTLKAAVTLDGKLATATGDSRWVTGAPARAWVHRLRDSVDVILVGANTVRKDDPKLTTRLPGGGGKDPLRVVVDSHLRLSPGYTVFTQRSPARTVVATLEDPEGRKARRFLAQGVDVWQLREKAGQVDLKALLRRLAKGGHNHVMVEGGAEMYGSFLRGHLADSLALFLAPKLIGSPGLSWAGDLGVKEMAQALAVKDLAFERHGDDILLQALL, from the coding sequence ATGCGGCTGCTGACACGGGCAAGGTTGGAAGCGACACGGGCGCCCCGGGCGAAGCGAGCGGCGGATTTCGACCGGGCGGTGGCTGAGTTCTTCATGCGCATCGCGCTGGAGGAAGCCGCCAAGGGCCTGGGCCGCACCAGCCCCAACCCCGTCGTGGGCGCGGTGCTGGTGAAGGGCGGGCGCATCATCGCCCGCGGCTACCACAAGAAGGCGGGCAGCGCGCACGCGGAGGTCGTCGCGCTGGAGGCCGCCGGTGCGCGCGCGAAGGGCGCGGACCTCTACACCACGCTGGAGCCGTGCGACCACTATGGGCGTACCCCGCCGTGCAGCATGGCCATCATCGAGGCGGGCGTCCGGCGCGTCATCTGCGCGTCGGCGGACCCCAACCCGAAGGTGAGTGGCAAGGGCGTGGCGCGGATGCGGCGCGCCGGCCTCAAGGTCCTCACGGGCGTGCTCGCGGAGGACGCGGACCGCCTCAACCGGCCCTTCTTCAAGATGATCCGCACCGGCCTGCCCTGGGTGACGCTCAAGGCGGCGGTGACGCTGGACGGGAAGCTGGCCACTGCGACCGGTGACTCGCGCTGGGTGACGGGGGCGCCGGCGCGCGCCTGGGTCCACCGGCTGCGTGACTCCGTGGACGTCATCCTGGTGGGCGCCAACACCGTCCGGAAGGACGACCCGAAGCTGACCACGCGGCTGCCCGGTGGCGGCGGGAAGGACCCGCTGCGCGTGGTGGTGGACAGCCACCTGCGCCTGTCCCCGGGCTACACCGTCTTCACGCAGCGCAGCCCCGCGCGCACCGTGGTGGCCACGCTGGAGGACCCGGAGGGTCGCAAGGCGCGGCGCTTCCTGGCTCAGGGCGTAGACGTCTGGCAGCTCCGCGAGAAGGCGGGACAGGTGGACCTCAAGGCCCTGCTGCGGCGGCTGGCGAAGGGCGGCCACAACCACGTCATGGTGGAGGGCGGCGCGGAGATGTACGGCTCCTTCCTGCGCGGGCACCTGGCGGATTCGCTGGCGCTGTTCCTGGCGCCCAAGCTGATTGGCAGCCCGGGCCTGTCCTGGGCCGGTGACCTGGGTGTGAAGGAGATGGCCCAGGCCCTGGCGGTGAAGGACCTCGCCTTCGAACGCCATGGTGACGACATCCTGCTCCAGGCGCTGCTGTAG
- the nrdR gene encoding transcriptional regulator NrdR gives MRCPFCQDAENKVIDSRESHEGSVIRRRRECLACKRRFTTYERVEELYPLIVKKDGRREAFDREKIVNGLKKACEKRPVSADQLEETVVAIERQLQGMGEKEVPSSVIGEEIMRRLRQLDEVAYVRFASVYRSFRDIAEFMDELKALREAEAREQRQAPPTAPVDKGG, from the coding sequence ATGCGCTGCCCCTTCTGTCAGGACGCCGAGAACAAGGTCATCGACTCCCGCGAGTCACACGAGGGCTCCGTCATCCGGCGGCGCCGCGAGTGCCTGGCCTGCAAGCGCCGCTTCACCACGTATGAGCGGGTGGAGGAGCTCTACCCGCTCATCGTGAAGAAGGACGGGCGGCGCGAGGCGTTCGACCGGGAGAAGATCGTCAACGGGCTGAAGAAGGCGTGTGAGAAGCGGCCCGTGTCCGCGGATCAGCTCGAGGAGACGGTGGTCGCCATCGAGCGGCAGCTGCAGGGCATGGGCGAGAAGGAAGTGCCCTCGTCCGTCATCGGCGAGGAGATCATGCGCCGGCTGCGGCAACTGGACGAGGTGGCCTATGTCCGCTTCGCGTCCGTGTACCGCAGCTTCCGCGACATCGCGGAGTTCATGGACGAGCTGAAGGCCTTGCGCGAGGCGGAGGCGCGCGAGCAGCGCCAGGCGCCTCCCACGGCACCGGTGGACAAGGGCGGTTAG